A stretch of Lepisosteus oculatus isolate fLepOcu1 chromosome 11, fLepOcu1.hap2, whole genome shotgun sequence DNA encodes these proteins:
- the zcchc10 gene encoding zinc finger CCHC domain-containing protein 10: MATPMHRLIARRQAEANKQHVRCQKCLEFGHWTYECTGKRKYLHRPSRTTEMKKKLKENEKTLAIIPRSGTEGSCEKKVKKKRSKESSSSSSSDSSSSSSESSSDSDSSSSSSSDSDSSSDSEDSSSSSTSSSSASDSDSSSSTSSSDQEPPKKRKKKK, encoded by the exons ATGGCGACGCCCATGCACAGATTAATTGCACGCAGGCAGGC AGAAGCTAACAAACAACATGTTCGATGTCAGAAGTGTTTGGAATTTGGTCACTGGACATATGAATGCACAGGGAAGCGAAAATACCTCCACAGGCCGTCGAGGACCACGGAAATGAAGAAAAAGCtgaaagagaatgaaaaaacactggCCATCATACCAAG atCAGGCACAGAGGGCTCTTGTGAAAAGAAGGTAAAGAAGAAAAG GTCAAAAGAATCGAGTAGCTCGAGCAGCAGTGATTCAAGCAGTTCATCCAGTGAATCCTCATCCGATAGCGACTCGTCCTCCAGCTCGTCCTCGGACAGCGACAGCAGCAGCGACAGTGAGGACAGCTCCAGTTCGTCCACGTCCAGCAGTTCTGCTTCCGATTCCGATTCctccagcagcaccagcagctctGATCAGGAGCCTCCtaagaagaggaagaagaagaaataa